A genomic window from Carassius auratus strain Wakin chromosome 45, ASM336829v1, whole genome shotgun sequence includes:
- the LOC113063368 gene encoding homeobox protein six1b: MSMLPSFGFTQEQVACVCEVLQQGGNLERLGRFLWSLPACDHLHKNESVLKAKAVVAFHRGNFRELYKILESHQFSPHNHPKLQQLWLKAHYVEAEKLRGRPLGAVGKYRVRRKFPLPRTIWDGEETSYCFKEKSRGVLREWYTHNPYPSPREKRELAEATGLTTTQVSNWFKNRRQRDRAAEAKERENSENNNTGANKQNQLSPLDGGKSLMSSSEDEFSPPQSPDQNSVLLLQGNMSHPGASAYSMTGLGAAQSVHGMQGHPHQLQDSLLGPLTSSLVDLGS; this comes from the exons ATGTCAATGTTGCCTTCTTTCGGGTTTACTCAGGAGCAAGTCGCGTGTGTTTGTGAGGTGCTGCAGCAAGGGGGGAACCTTGAGCGTCTCGGCCGTTTTCTGTGGTCTCTTCCGGCCTGCGACCATCTCCACAAGAACGAGAGCGTCCTCAAAGCCAAGGCTGTCGTTGCCTTCCACCGTGGAAACTTCAGGGAACTTTATAAGATACTAGAGAGTCACCAGTTCTCTCCGCACAACCACCCGAAGCTGCAGCAGCTGTGGCTTAAGGCCCATTACGTTGAGGCTGAGAAGCTGAGGGGGCGACCGCTGGGAGCGGTGGGGAAATATCGGGTGCGGAGGAAATTTCCTCTGCCACGCACAATATGGGACGGCGAGGAGACCAGCTACTGTTTTAAGGAGAAATCCCGCGGTGTGCTGCGGGAGTGGTACACGCACAACCCCTATCCATCTCCTCGGGAAAAGAGGGAGCTGGCCGAGGCCACAGGGCTGACCACCACACAAGTGAGCAACTGGTTTAAAAACAGACGACAGAGGGATCGCGCAGCGGAGGCAAAAGAAAG AGAGAACAGCGAGAACAACAACACGGGCGCCAACAAACAGAACCAGCTGTCACCGCTGGACGGAGGGAAGTCCCTGATGTCAAGCTCAGAGGACGAATTCTCGCCCCCGCAGAGTCCTGACCAGAACTCCGTGCTCCTGCTCCAGGGAAACATGAGCCACCCCGGCGCGTCCGCGTACTCCATGACCGGCCTCGGCGCCGCACAGTCGGTACACGGCATGCAAGGACACCCACATCAGCTTCAGGATTCATTACTGGGACCTTTAACTTCAAGCCTAGTGGACCTCGGTTCTTAA